One Salmo trutta chromosome 12, fSalTru1.1, whole genome shotgun sequence genomic region harbors:
- the LOC115202735 gene encoding nucleoplasmin: protein MHKQEKPLSMLWGCELSESKMEETFKTDDTNYQHQLALRTMCLGAGAKEEFNIVELMTGEPANGKGIAVATLHANSMPMVNLSGLELHPPVTFRLKSGAGPVYICGEHIALEDDFSGMGSDDDEMEDEEEDIEESPVKPKKAVVRSGNAAGKKKKPEAADAPVSDDENPPKKGKGRGKNKGK, encoded by the exons ATGCACAAACAGGAAAAACCACTGTCGATGTTATGGG GTTGTGAACTCAGTGAGTCAAAGATGGAGGAAACGTTCAAAACGGATGATACAAATTACCAACATCAACTCGCCCTGAGAACT ATGTGTCTGGGCGCAGGCGCCAAAGAAGAGTTCAACATTGTGGAGTTGATGACTGGAGAACCAGCTAATGGTAAAGGTATAGCCGTGGCGACCCTGCATGCCAACAGCATGCCCATG GTCAATCTCTCCGGCCTTGAACTCCACCCACCTGTTACCTTCAGGCTGAAGAGTGGCGCTGGACCTGTGTACATCTGTGGGGAACACATTGCAT TGGAGGATGACTTCTCAGGCATGGGGAGTGATGATGATGAgatggaggacgaggaggaggatatTGAGGAGTCTCCAGTGAAGCCCAAGAAAGCAGTAGTGAGGAGTGGAAATGCTGCAGGCAAG AAAAAGAAGCCAGAGGCAGCAGATGC acctgtgTCAGACGATGAGAACCCTCCCAAAAAG GGAAAGGGGAGAGGAAAAAATAAGGGAAAGTAA
- the LOC115203880 gene encoding unconventional myosin-XVIIIb-like, producing MGRSIVSKQEAKVCYLENKLEFQRGQVKRFEVLVLRLRDSVVRLGEELEQSAETEAREKENSQYYQQRLHDMRHEMEDLAQREQDSSRRRMELEMQVTELSADITSLVVSGCVQG from the exons ATGGGCCGTAGTATCGTCAGTAAGCAGGAGGCCAAGGTGTGTTACCTAGAGAACAAGCTGGAGTTCCAGAGAGGACAGGTCAAGAGGTTTGAG GTGCTGGTGCTGCGTCTGAGGGACAGTGTTGTGCGCCTGGGAGAGGAGCTGGAACAGAGTGCTGAGACAGAGGCcagggagaaagagaacagtCAGTACTACCAGCAACGCCTCCACGACATGAGACATGAGATGGAAGACCTGGCTCAGAGAGAACAGGACAGTAGCCGCAGACGCATGGAgctg gAGATGCAAGTGACGGAGCTGAGTGCAGACATTACAAGCCTTGTTGTCAGTGGCTGTGTGCAGGGCTAG